A genome region from Rhizophagus irregularis chromosome 14, complete sequence includes the following:
- a CDS encoding uncharacterized protein (SECRETED:cutsite_VNA-IP; SECRETED:prob_0.9843); SECRETED:SignalP(1-20), which yields MKQNLIFVVILLVTLSMVNAIPYYQLDKRATTFGPCPEGSLPILTVTLQPDPPVPGQNCTVTATGTIDSGINPGATLVAVALDGAHNVISSLASVDICSSGVTCPTTSLSVTTTFPVDASLPATYSISIVVIDENKAFVGCSYGAITG from the coding sequence ATGAAACAAAATCTCATTTTTGTTGTCATTTTATTAGTCACGCTTTCAATGGTCAATGCTATTCCATACTATCAACTCGATAAAAGAGCTACTACGTTTGGTCCATGTCCTGAAGGATCTCTGCCTATACTTACTGTAACGCTTCAACCTGATCCTCCCGTTCCTGGACAAAATTGTACTGTTACTGCTACCGGAACCATAGATAGTGGTATTAACCCAGGTGCTACATTGGTTGCCGTAGCTTTAGATGGTGCTCACAATGTAATTAGCTCGCTAGCTTCTGTCGATATTTGTTCTTCTGGAGTCACGTGTCCAACTACATCTCTCAGCGTAACAACAACGTTTCCAGTAGATGCTAGTTTACCTGCAACATACTCTATTTCGATTGTAGTTATAGACGAAAATAAAGCTTTTGTGGGTTGTTCTTATGGTGCTATTACCGGTTAA